A genomic segment from Alteribacillus bidgolensis encodes:
- a CDS encoding RDD family protein encodes MNASLMHRFKAFMIDYVFIFAYLGLLLVINVFFFPSMQMWFSGSLITAQFAGFFMVTLPVSLYFIISDSKIGGQSLGKRKMGLRVVDKNGEGLSLRLGFFRTLLKFLPWELSHFFVYRIISAGDGEISFTFYVMGGMVYILIFVYIWSAVVTRKKQSL; translated from the coding sequence ATGAATGCTTCTCTGATGCATCGTTTTAAAGCGTTTATGATTGACTATGTCTTTATTTTTGCTTACCTAGGTCTGCTTCTTGTGATAAATGTGTTTTTCTTTCCGTCCATGCAAATGTGGTTCAGTGGATCGCTTATTACAGCGCAGTTTGCAGGTTTCTTCATGGTGACTTTGCCGGTATCTCTCTACTTTATTATTAGTGATTCCAAAATTGGTGGTCAATCGTTGGGTAAACGGAAAATGGGGCTTCGCGTCGTCGATAAAAACGGGGAAGGTCTTTCTTTACGACTCGGTTTTTTTCGAACGTTATTAAAGTTTCTGCCATGGGAACTGTCACACTTTTTCGTGTATCGGATAATCAGTGCTGGAGATGGAGAAATATCGTTCACTTTTTATGTTATGGGAGGAATGGTTTATATACTTATATTCGTGTATATATGGAGTGCGGTGGTTACGAGAAAGAAACAATCACTATGA
- the sdaAA gene encoding L-serine ammonia-lyase, iron-sulfur-dependent, subunit alpha — protein MKIESMKELIQQCEEEGKTISEVMLDMEVENSGKTHEALIDKMTARLQQMKDTIDLGIQDPSSSPSGISGGDALRVNEYVKKESILSGNYIGDAMSFSIATSESNAKMGIIVATPTAGAAGVLPGVLFSLHKNDNTPFEKLVEGLFTASALGYVIANRSFISGAAGGCQAEVGSATAMAAGAIVELKGGSPEQAVHAAAIALKSLLGLVCDPVAGLVEVPCIKRNVMGTAIAFSAADLSLAGVKSRIPCDEVIKAMYDIGSEMPRTLKETALGGLAATETGQQVKERMFKKKGGFE, from the coding sequence ATGAAGATTGAATCAATGAAGGAGCTGATTCAACAATGTGAAGAAGAGGGAAAAACAATCAGTGAAGTTATGTTGGATATGGAAGTTGAAAATTCTGGAAAAACCCATGAAGCATTAATTGATAAAATGACAGCTCGTTTACAACAAATGAAAGATACCATTGACCTCGGTATTCAGGATCCATCATCTTCACCTAGCGGAATTTCTGGCGGAGATGCACTACGTGTTAATGAGTATGTAAAAAAAGAATCTATTCTCTCGGGCAATTACATTGGTGATGCGATGAGTTTCTCTATAGCAACTTCTGAAAGTAATGCCAAAATGGGGATTATAGTAGCAACGCCTACTGCTGGAGCTGCGGGCGTATTGCCAGGTGTTCTCTTTTCTTTACACAAAAACGATAATACTCCTTTTGAAAAATTAGTAGAAGGATTATTTACCGCAAGCGCCCTTGGATATGTCATTGCTAATCGATCATTTATTTCAGGGGCAGCAGGAGGGTGCCAGGCAGAAGTAGGTTCTGCTACGGCCATGGCTGCAGGGGCCATCGTAGAACTTAAAGGCGGGTCACCTGAACAAGCGGTTCATGCTGCAGCTATTGCTCTTAAGTCATTATTGGGATTGGTATGCGATCCAGTAGCAGGGCTTGTCGAAGTACCTTGTATTAAACGGAATGTTATGGGCACTGCCATAGCATTTTCAGCTGCTGATTTATCTCTGGCAGGGGTAAAAAGCAGAATTCCATGTGATGAAGTGATTAAAGCCATGTATGATATTGGCAGCGAAATGCCTCGAACTCTAAAAGAAACTGCACTTGGCGGGCTGGCTGCAACGGAAACCGGCCAACAAGTAAAAGAAAGAATGTTTAAGAAAAAAGGTGGTTTCGAGTAA
- a CDS encoding serine dehydratase beta chain, producing MEFKSCFDIIGPIMVGPSSSHTAGVVSIGNFIYELLGGPPEYASITLYESFSETHLGHGTDKALVGGMLGMRTNDSNIKSAVEIANKRGFIFDIHLQDYCPYFSHPNTVKVEAGRQGYTMVAGGASLGGGLSKIFLLNGKTVDIPISTNENISKLAQPYMCSLKRQTSLGGSYED from the coding sequence ATGGAATTTAAAAGTTGTTTTGACATTATCGGCCCTATCATGGTCGGTCCCTCAAGCTCTCATACAGCAGGTGTTGTTTCTATTGGAAATTTTATTTATGAACTTTTAGGCGGCCCTCCTGAATATGCTTCCATCACACTTTATGAATCGTTCTCTGAAACTCATTTGGGCCATGGTACAGATAAAGCTTTAGTAGGTGGAATGTTAGGAATGCGTACAAACGATTCAAATATTAAATCCGCAGTGGAAATTGCTAATAAGCGAGGGTTTATCTTTGACATCCATCTACAGGATTACTGTCCTTATTTTTCTCATCCGAATACGGTAAAAGTAGAAGCTGGAAGACAAGGATATACAATGGTTGCAGGGGGAGCCTCTTTAGGCGGCGGCCTGTCAAAAATCTTTTTATTAAATGGAAAAACAGTAGATATACCAATAAGTACAAATGAAAATATTTCGAAGCTTGCACAACCTTACATGTGCAGTTTAAAAAGACAAACTTCATTGGGAGGATCTTATGAAGATTGA
- the glyA gene encoding serine hydroxymethyltransferase: protein MSVKVNDPKIYEAIEQEKSRQHNTLELIASENFVSPDVLEVMGSELTNKYAEGYPGKRYYGGCKYVDIVEDLAMERLKSLFGTKYANVQSHSGAQANLAVFYALLKPGDKVMGMDLSHGGHLTHGSPVSISGKWFDVVSYGVREDNQTIDYEELEAIAMKEKPKLIIAGTSAYPRIINFANFRAIADKVGAILMVDMAHIAGLIAGGVHPSPLPYADVVTSTTHKTLRGPRGGFILSNDEEMIKKVNKAVFPGIQGGPLMHVIAAKAVSFLEALAPDFTIYAKQVMSNAYTLGEALKQHGASLVSNGTDNHLVLLNVESWGLTGKEAEQYLEQAGITVNKNTIPFDSQSPFVTSGIRMGTAALTTRGMKNDEMKDIAKVIASILKNKGSASALNKAKETTKSICQRYPVFQPSIKV from the coding sequence ATGAGTGTAAAAGTGAATGATCCGAAGATTTATGAAGCGATCGAACAAGAAAAGTCACGCCAGCATAATACGTTGGAATTGATTGCATCAGAAAATTTTGTGAGTCCAGATGTGTTAGAAGTAATGGGAAGTGAACTGACAAATAAATATGCAGAAGGCTATCCTGGCAAGCGTTATTATGGAGGATGTAAATATGTGGATATAGTCGAGGATCTTGCTATGGAACGTTTAAAATCGTTGTTTGGTACGAAGTACGCTAATGTTCAATCGCATTCAGGTGCACAAGCAAATTTAGCAGTATTTTACGCTTTACTTAAACCTGGGGATAAAGTAATGGGTATGGATCTGTCTCACGGAGGTCATTTAACACATGGGAGTCCAGTTAGTATATCAGGAAAATGGTTTGATGTTGTGTCATATGGAGTACGAGAAGATAATCAAACGATTGATTATGAAGAATTGGAAGCCATAGCAATGAAAGAAAAGCCCAAATTAATCATCGCTGGAACAAGCGCTTACCCTAGAATAATCAATTTCGCCAACTTTAGAGCGATCGCAGACAAAGTGGGAGCGATTTTAATGGTCGATATGGCACACATTGCCGGCCTGATAGCTGGAGGTGTCCATCCTTCGCCGCTTCCATATGCAGATGTGGTAACCAGTACTACGCACAAAACATTACGAGGTCCGCGTGGGGGATTTATTTTGTCGAACGATGAAGAAATGATAAAAAAAGTCAATAAAGCTGTTTTTCCAGGAATCCAAGGCGGCCCTTTAATGCACGTTATTGCTGCTAAGGCAGTAAGTTTTCTTGAAGCATTAGCCCCAGATTTTACTATCTATGCAAAACAAGTAATGAGCAATGCATATACCTTGGGAGAGGCACTTAAACAACATGGAGCTTCCTTAGTATCAAATGGAACGGATAACCACCTTGTCCTTTTAAATGTCGAATCGTGGGGACTAACAGGAAAAGAAGCAGAACAATATTTGGAGCAAGCTGGAATAACGGTTAATAAAAACACCATTCCATTTGATTCGCAAAGCCCTTTTGTTACTAGCGGCATTCGAATGGGAACAGCTGCCTTAACAACCAGGGGGATGAAAAATGACGAAATGAAGGATATAGCAAAAGTTATAGCTTCCATCTTAAAAAACAAAGGGAGTGCATCAGCTCTTAATAAGGCTAAAGAGACAACAAAGTCGATATGCCAACGTTATCCAGTATTCCAACCTTCGATAAAAGTATAA
- a CDS encoding DJ-1/PfpI family protein, whose translation MSQRTVGILIFNEVEVLDFAGPFEVFSLATLPDSDIKPFIVETISEDGEMISARNGLKVTPDYSFNNHPKLDIIIIPGGYGAEEIEINNPKVIQWIEKQQSKTEFMTSVCTGAFLLAKSGLLNGKRATTHWMDIDRLENDFPLVSVLRDVKFIDEGSIITSGGISAGINMSFHLISRIYGKSVSKEIAKRMEYDIKL comes from the coding sequence ATGTCTCAACGTACTGTTGGTATTTTAATATTTAATGAAGTGGAAGTATTAGATTTTGCTGGACCATTTGAGGTTTTTTCTTTGGCAACTTTACCTGATTCGGATATTAAGCCGTTTATAGTTGAAACAATCTCAGAAGATGGAGAAATGATTTCAGCCAGAAATGGTCTAAAGGTTACTCCAGACTATAGTTTTAATAACCATCCTAAATTAGATATTATTATTATTCCAGGGGGATATGGTGCTGAAGAAATTGAAATCAATAACCCTAAAGTAATTCAATGGATAGAGAAACAACAATCAAAGACAGAATTTATGACTTCTGTTTGTACAGGTGCATTTCTCCTTGCTAAATCAGGGCTTTTAAATGGAAAAAGGGCTACCACACATTGGATGGACATTGATAGATTAGAAAATGATTTTCCTTTAGTATCAGTGCTTCGTGATGTTAAATTTATTGATGAAGGGTCAATTATTACATCTGGTGGTATTTCAGCAGGTATTAACATGTCCTTCCATCTAATTTCTCGGATTTATGGAAAATCAGTTTCTAAAGAAATAGCAAAGAGAATGGAATATGATATCAAGTTATAA
- a CDS encoding penicillin-binding transpeptidase domain-containing protein, which produces MNEFVSAWNEQDFETMYTYLSEESQQNIDKKTFVERYETIYDGIEAEEITVEAAEVSEEKEEDVPRPYEVSMETVAGEISFDDEAELVKEESDDDETWKVHWDSSFIFPELQEEETVQVTSDEPVRGEIFARDGSPLAINSPVQQAGLVPGKMEDDSIKELVELLDIDEEEIESALDADWVSDESFVPVTKLRPDKEDIEEDLLEIDGIMIQESSARYYPFAEKAAHLTGYIRQVNAVDLEELPKNEYGAGSVVGSTGLESVYEEKLHGSKGWRIYIPESDTTIAEKEVENGTDITTTIDASFQQKMYDEMEGDAGAGVALHPKTGETLALVSTPAYDPNHFVFGWPDGEFEEVNEHPETPFSARFNNRYAPGSTIKPITASIALQNGSLDAKEAKTIEGKSWQPDQSWGGYKVTRVSDRLNEVNLKDALITSDNIYFAQAALHTGAENFTEGLRSFGFEEDIPYEFPVNGSAISNEGLDKDILLADTGYGQGEMLMSPIHLAVVYTPLLNDGDMLKPTLELSDDPKEVWQEQVVPAEDTEIITQGLRGIVENERGSAYEPVMNELTIAGKTGTAELKTTQGEEGGTENGWFAAYDYENEDMLITMMIENVQGRGGSEYTVEKVKNLFGD; this is translated from the coding sequence ATGAACGAGTTTGTTTCTGCCTGGAATGAACAGGATTTTGAAACGATGTATACATACCTATCCGAAGAATCACAGCAAAACATTGATAAAAAAACCTTTGTAGAGCGCTACGAGACAATATATGATGGGATCGAAGCTGAGGAGATTACAGTAGAAGCAGCAGAAGTTTCAGAAGAAAAAGAGGAAGACGTTCCTCGGCCGTATGAAGTGTCGATGGAAACAGTGGCCGGAGAAATTTCTTTTGATGATGAAGCCGAGCTTGTGAAAGAAGAATCAGATGATGATGAGACGTGGAAAGTTCATTGGGATTCTTCCTTTATTTTTCCGGAGCTTCAGGAAGAAGAGACCGTTCAAGTCACTTCCGACGAACCGGTTCGCGGCGAAATTTTCGCTCGGGATGGATCTCCGCTTGCGATTAATTCACCGGTTCAACAAGCAGGGCTTGTTCCTGGGAAAATGGAGGATGATTCCATTAAAGAACTGGTGGAACTTCTTGATATCGATGAAGAAGAGATTGAATCAGCGTTAGACGCCGACTGGGTGTCGGATGAGTCCTTTGTTCCTGTAACGAAATTAAGGCCGGATAAAGAGGATATAGAAGAAGACCTTTTAGAAATTGATGGGATAATGATTCAAGAGTCTTCAGCACGCTATTATCCTTTTGCTGAAAAAGCAGCCCATCTCACTGGTTATATCCGTCAAGTAAACGCTGTGGACTTAGAGGAGCTTCCAAAAAATGAGTACGGTGCTGGGTCGGTTGTAGGGAGTACCGGGCTTGAAAGTGTGTATGAGGAAAAGCTCCATGGATCTAAGGGCTGGCGGATCTACATTCCAGAAAGTGATACGACGATTGCTGAAAAAGAAGTGGAGAACGGAACGGATATAACGACGACAATAGACGCTTCTTTTCAACAAAAGATGTATGATGAAATGGAAGGCGACGCTGGTGCTGGAGTGGCGCTTCATCCAAAAACCGGGGAAACACTTGCACTCGTTAGTACACCAGCATATGATCCAAATCATTTTGTATTCGGATGGCCGGACGGAGAATTTGAAGAAGTAAATGAACACCCAGAAACCCCGTTTTCCGCTAGATTTAATAATCGGTACGCGCCAGGATCCACAATTAAGCCGATTACAGCTTCTATTGCTCTACAAAACGGAAGTCTTGATGCAAAGGAAGCGAAAACGATCGAAGGAAAGAGCTGGCAGCCGGATCAGAGCTGGGGCGGCTATAAAGTGACACGCGTTTCCGATCGATTAAATGAAGTGAATTTAAAAGATGCTTTGATTACGTCAGATAATATTTATTTTGCCCAAGCTGCACTTCACACCGGAGCAGAGAATTTTACCGAAGGATTACGCAGCTTTGGTTTTGAAGAAGATATTCCTTACGAGTTTCCGGTCAATGGCTCTGCTATATCAAATGAAGGATTGGATAAAGATATATTACTCGCCGACACGGGATATGGACAAGGCGAAATGCTGATGTCACCGATACATCTGGCAGTGGTATATACACCCTTATTGAATGATGGTGATATGCTAAAGCCAACCCTCGAGCTTAGTGATGATCCAAAAGAAGTATGGCAGGAACAAGTCGTTCCCGCAGAAGATACAGAGATTATTACACAAGGCTTGCGTGGTATCGTTGAAAATGAAAGAGGTTCAGCGTATGAACCCGTTATGAATGAACTAACGATTGCCGGGAAAACAGGAACGGCAGAACTAAAAACGACCCAAGGAGAAGAGGGCGGAACGGAAAATGGCTGGTTTGCGGCCTATGATTATGAAAATGAAGATATGCTGATCACTATGATGATTGAAAATGTACAGGGACGCGGCGGAAGTGAATATACAGTAGAAAAAGTGAAGAACTTGTTTGGTGATTAA